From Triticum aestivum cultivar Chinese Spring chromosome 7B, IWGSC CS RefSeq v2.1, whole genome shotgun sequence:
ACTCAGCCTCTACACAAACTGAGCACAAGCATCATATCCACTCTTAGATACGTAGTAGAGGAAGCCATGATTAGATGACCAACCACAAACCAAATCCTAGAAATTGCATCGGCGTGATGGCCATGGGAACACAAAGCAACATAAGGGTGTTGAAGAAAAAAGAAAGCCAATCAGGTCATATGGACAAAAATGCACTATGAAAGTCATTGTTTTCCAGAGTATTTTATTTTCTTCTCTCCTGTAATATTCAAACAGCCAAGTAAGATCTCTCAGTGAACAAAATGCAGAACAAAGGTGCTGACTAAATAAGTGGAAAAAGTCCATGGCTCTTTAGTCTTTAGATTATGTCACAGACTGACAAGGACCCGTGAGTTGCAGCTAACCAAAAACTTTAAAAAAATGTAGATAAATCAAGATTCAGTTGAACCATTGTGAATTTGCTATCAAGTAAACGAGACCTATAAACCATTGCCAGATTGCAAACAAATACGGCTTTGCTAAAACCAATAGCGGATTGCTCAAAGATAAATAAATGACACTTCATACAAGCAGACCAAGGTAAACATAAGATTAATCAAACGGTGTCAATACAGGGTGACCGCCATAGAATGCACAGTCTGAACACTGCGTGATAATTACATGAGAATCCCCAACAGCAGCCCCAAAAATGCAGCTGTGCCCAAAAAAACTGCTTTTTAAGTCACTTGGGGGTCAAATAAAACGCCTCCAACAGCAGCGCTACAGGTATATGGTGCCCAAAAAAATTTAGGTCGTGCCCAAAAAATTGCTACAAGTGATGCAAATATACATCACCACTAACAGCTGCCCGAAAACCAAAAGGGCTGCGGCGGGAACCCCAACCACCCAAAAGGAAACTTCACCCCACAGCTGCCGTCACGCCCAATTCCGACCGCCCTACGCCAATGGAGTCATACGAAGCAAGCCTTACCCCTGCACAGTGCAATGCAGAGGGACTGCGTCGAACCCatgacctcttggcacaagtgggcaGATCCTCCCCACTGCGCCAGACAGTCAAAAGATCATATAAACTCAATGGACCCAAAAATATCCTAAATCAAAAGGGAAGCAGcaatatctctactcctataaaaagctgagttggtggtgatggtgtgtctgccatcctgcgtTTATGACCGTCGGATCTGCATCTAACGCACACGAAGCACTCCGTGGCAAATTTGCACAAAAACCCCCATTACTTCGTCACACATCTGCAGCAAACCCCATTTCTCCCAAACAATCCAGTATGTGCCCCAAGTGACCCGACCATCCCATGGAAATAGCGGAACCACCCGCCGGCAAGATTGGAATCGATCTAGCACGGCGGCCGCTGTCGGCGCCATCCACCTCACCATCCCCTCCCCCCTCGCCCGTCTGCTCCGAGGCTGACCTCGCCAAGGACGTCGCTGTCGCCGTCCGCCGACgccctcctgcttcctcctctgtGGCCTCAGTCCCTCCGCCTATTATCGCCATCACCCCCTTCCTGTTTGTCATCCCCTTCACGCCGCCGGTTGCGCCCGTGGCCCCAACGCCCCTCCTGCCTCATCCCTTAGTTGCTGCAGCAGGCACGCCACCAATATGAGCTTTCTCTCTCTGATTCATAGAATGGCTGAACTGACCACGTGAGCTGTTGCCTCTTTGATTCGTAGATTGCTGAATTTCCCATTTGGTCTCTGGCCATTATGGTTTGTAGTTTGCAAAATTGCCCATTATCGCTTATTCTGTAACCTACCTGCAGCCTTTTGTTTTAAAGCATAAGTGAAATGTATGTAAGTACAGAATTTATTTAAGATTCCAAAGGCACTCAAGACAGTATAAGCTACCATATGGGCAGTGtctatgagttggaattgtgtggCAATTTTCTTTTTCCAGAGAAGCAGCTTATTTCTGTGCGAATTCCACTTAACCATGCAATGTTGTCAAATTGATTGTGTTTTTTTTTGTAATGATGTAACCAACTCCAGCACACTGTTGTTTTCTGTAAGTTATACATATTCAACTATGTAGTTAAATTATTTTACCAATAACTTGTGCAGATAATTATCTTCTCTAATAGTGCATTGAGGTTTATGAAATTGTGGGGTCTCATTATTACTGTCGCTAGAACATCTTATGGGGTTTCCTTTATTTATGCACTGGATCAGGGCAAGGAGGAGGTTTGGCTTATGAATTTTATGTATGATGTATTTGACCTTGGGAACATGCAATCGATCATTTTTCATAAGGTTTTCTTGATTGAATACTCTGTTTTTAAGGCGTCTGTGAAGCGTCGCTTAGGCGACGCCTTAGCGTCGGGGCGCCCTCCGATGGCAAGGCGTCGAACCTGCCTTACACATCGTCGTAAAGCGTCCGCTTTAGATCCTAGGGCGTCTGAATCGTCCGCCTAGGCGCGTAGGGCGGCGCCTTGGGCCAGATCGGACGCCATGGGCTGCACCAGGCGGGAAAGAGTGGCCCACGCGGGAAGCTTTCATGGGCTTTCGCTGGAAATATTGGGCTCGCGCGCGAGTGCGAACAGGTATAAGGCGAAGGGCGGGACAGAGAGGATCGAACCAACCATCCAATCCACCCGATAGGGTTTCCTTCTCTCCTCTCTGACCTTTGGCGGCGGCTCCTTCCTCTACAGCTCCGATCTGTGCCCCTCCTCGCCGGGCTCAGCTCTCCCTCCAACTCTGGCGCAACAGCAAGGTGTGGCTCCCGTTCTCATCTCACTTCTACCCTGGCCTCTGAATTTTCTTCTACCCCTCCTAGTACTTTGTTTCTTCCTGCATTGAAGGTAGATCTGTAGATGTGCTTGGCTgcttgcctgctcctcctctgcatCTGTTTGCTCCCAAATCTGCTTCTCCATCCACAAGGCAGCAACCCCACCATCGCTTCTCTCCTTCCCCATGCTTGTCTGCTTGCTCTAGTGATTTGGCTCTTCTCTCTTTGACGGTTGATTGGGTCTTTTCTCAGTGTTGCTGCAGCAGCGAGGTGTCCCTGCTCTGATGGATCCTAGGAGAAGAGCTACATCAGATGATCCAGTTTGGAAGTATGGGTTCTGGCCAGATTTAGAGAGGAAAGATTTACTCCAGTGTACATTGTGTGGCAAGATAGTCCATGCTGGAGTGAGATGGCTGAAGCAGCACCTTTCTGGGGGTTGTAGTGATGCAGATATGTGTCCCGAGGCATCTATGGAGATTAGGATAGAGATGCGCAAATCCTTAAACACTAGAAAGTTTAAAGCTATGGAGCGATATATTGATGAGAAGGATGAAGCTGAAGTTCAAAGGCGCCGTTCTGTCATATACAGAAGATGATTTGAGGCCTATGATTTGGCAACAACTAATTATGTTACTGTTAGTTGTTAAATTTCCTAAATGGCTGCCATCTGTTATATATGTATGTACAATTTATGATGTCAATGCTAGTAGTTAAATCTCCTAATTGGCTGCCATCTATTATATATGTATGTGTATAAGGCGTCGCCTCGCCTTATGCCTTACCGCTTAGGCAGTGAGGCGCCCTAAAAATGAGAATCCCCAACAGCAGCCCTAAAAATGCAGCTGTGCCCAAAAAAACTGCTTTTTAAGTCACTTGGGGGTCAAATAAAACACCTCCAACAGCAGCGCTACAGGTATATGGTGCCCAAAAAAAATTTAGGTCGTGCCCAAAAAATTGCTACAAGTGATGCAAATATACATCACCACTAACAGCTGCCCGAAAACCAAAAGGGCTGCGGCGGGAACCCCAACCACCCAAAGTGAAACTTCACCTCACAGCTGCCGTCGCGCCCAATTCCGACCGCCCTACGCCAATGGAGTCATACGAAGCAAGCCTTACCCCTGCACAGTGCAATGCAGAGGGACTGCGTCGAACCCatgacctcttggcacaagtgggcaGATCCTCCCCACTGCGCCAGACAGTCAAAAGATCATATAAACTCAATGGACCCAAAAATATCTCAAATCAAACGGGAAGCAGCAATATTAGAAGTTTAACTAAGTGCACATTGTTCTATTTGACAACAGAGGTCTAATTGATAAAATGAATCAAAGCTATCAAATTATTCTTTCATGCCAAAAAAAATTGAGGCGGAAGAGATTGGCACATACTGCACGATGTTTGAAACTACCAGATATGCAATGAGATGACTGCACAGTATGGCCATAGCACGAAGGTTAGATCCCAGGACAGACAGAGGAGAAAGGAGAGAGCAGGGACTCACCTAAGTAGTGGTAGCCGAGGAGGCAGTCGTgggagaccggcgctgagattacGGGGTGATAACCCCATTGTCTCATCGGCGCTGGAAGCAAGGTGGTGAATCACCGTCATCCGAGACCGCGGCAACGACCACCAGTCATGGAAACGAGAGCTGCGGGTCTATGTGCACGTGACGCCATGACCAACTTGTTCACACGTCAAGATTAGTTGCTGCCAAACATCCTGGATAACGGGAGAGATAAATAAGGAACATGTTCTTGATGGTTAGAACCTGAATCTAAACTATGCTGAGTTAGGGCAACTCCAACACGGATCACCAAATCGCCACTAAATGTCCGGACTGGACTGTTAGGACATTTTTTACCATATCACGTCGGTCACCAAATTTTTCCAGACCGGTCCAGATGTCGGAAATCCCACAAACCGGAACCAAACATAGGGGAGGTTTGCAGGCGTCCTGACGTTCGCCGCGTCAGACTCCTACACGCCCGACCGTCCCAAGAACCCCACCCGGAGCACGCGGATTTGGACATTCCCACAACTGTTTAAGCGGGAAAGCCCACCCTTTCCCACTGCCTCCAACCCAATTGCCAACACCCCCCCCTCCCCATTCCCACCGTTCAGTCATCCGCCACCGCGATGGAGCCGGAGGACCCCGAGCGTGGTGACCGCCCGCAAGGCCGCGTTTGCGGAGCGCAACACCCGCCCCCACAGGGCGAATAAGAAGGCGGGGGGTTCGTCGACGGACGGTCAAAGTGCGCCGCCACCCTGGTGTCGTCCGGGCAATCGACACCGTGGCCATCACAGTTGAAGCCGCTCTACTACTACGCCTCCCAGCACCTCGTTCTGCAGCAATCACCACACAACAGTCCACGTCCTCCTTCACCTCCGGCCATCGAGTCTCACCATCGACATCAACACCAACTACGCCTTCACGGAGTCGCAGTCACGGGAGCTTGTCCGATCACGGATGGTGGCTGTGGACTGCTCGTCCGTCGATGTCCAATCAATGTTTGCCGGAATGCCTCGTCCAAGTGGGACAACGGTAGCCGACGAGGCGATGATGAACATTACCCACGACGAAAGCGGCTAAGAAGACGAACAAGTGGATGACTCCTAGCTGTAGAAACAACCACAGTTGAACACCCAACAGACGTGCACCCAACAGCTGGACATGGATCCGGATGAGCAGTGGGCGCCGGGTGTCAACCCAAAGAAGAAGCAAAGGGACTAAATTTCTCCCCAGAGGATGAACTGTTGTGTGAGGCATTGGTTGGCCACTAGTAACGGAGTGTGGCATTTTGGCAGAGCGTGCATATTTGGTTTCACGAGCAAAAGCACTACAATCCCTACCACAAGGAAGTGATCCATCAACGCAATTCAAAATCGCTCAACCATCAACGGTACAACATTCAAAGAGGGTGTCAACAAGTTTTGCGGCTTTTACAATCAAGTGAAAACCCAATGGCCAAGTAGCGCAGCAATCCAAGATCTCGTAAGTTTTGTGCCTTGTTGCTCTATGTGTTGGTCATTTCATTGATTTGCTCAATGTTGAACTTGTTGACCATCCATTGTCTTCCTTTGCTAGGTCGTGTGTGCACATTATATCACAAGATGGAGAAGAAGCACTTCATCTAtatgcattgttggttgaagttgaataGGGAAAGAAAGTGGACCGCCTTGATTGCCAATTCCGTCAACGCCATGCTCAATGAAGATGAAGGTGGTGATCCAACCGTTCCAACACAAGATGGCTTGCTTCGGCCAAGAAGGTGATTAGGAACCAGGGAAGGAAGTGGGAGGAGAAAGAGAAGGgagaaggggcggcggccaagatgACGAAGAAGTTTGAGGGCATCATGACGAAGGAGGAGGCAAGTGTCGCCCGCAATGAGGTGAAGGAGGGAAATAAGGGGGAGAGGTTTGGCATCTTCATGGAGATGCaagacaagaagctcaagctccaaGAGAAGAAGCTTGAGATCAAGGCCGCTTCGGAGGACTCCAAAATGTTGTTCCTGAAAACGTCTGACTTGGATTCCGATGCGGCAAAGATTATCCAAACCGTGTGAGCATAGTGAAGCGCTTCGCGCAAAGTGAGGAGGCCGGACCAGCCAAAGAACGTTGGACTTGGATTCCGATGCGGCGAAGATTATCCAAACCTACCGTGTGAGCATAGTGAAGCGCTTCGCGCAAAGTGAGGAGGCCGGACCAGCCAAAGAGTGAGGTCTTTGCCACGGACAGTCGGACTAGCAACTTTTTGAAGATCCGGTGCTTTTTGCTTGTGATTGCATATGTTTGCAACTATTAAACGTATGCTTAAATTGGTATTGATCTAGATATGCATGTCAAATGGAGGAGGCCGAACCAGTGGCGGACATTTGGTGATTGTGGTTGGATGGTCTCCACCCCTATCCCTGTCCATGGACATTTGGTGAGGCCTGTTCTGGTGatccgcgttggagatgcccttagtgagCCATTACCATATCTAAAAGCAGGTGTTTGAGTGTCCATCTAAGAGCACCAAATATATATGTAAATACCAACAGAAGATAAGCTACTCTCTAGTATTATATGAATCTATGAACTGCACTGTAGGAATCTCAGAAACACCTATAGCATATCTATGACTAAATTTAAATAGATAAACCACAACCGAAGACCAAACATTGATGCTATTGTTCTTATCCCAAATTGATTGCTATCAAACAGTAGCATAGAATATCTCTCTCCACTTCATCATACATAGCAAATATAACCTGAAAACAGGGGCAGATTAGCACTGTTGAGACATCTAAGATTATTTAGCAAGCCTCAGTAAACAGTATCACTTCCCAAATTGTGGCATAAACAGATGTGATAACCATGACATCCAATTAATCAGAGCCTAACCGTTCACAAACCAAATCCATGGTCCTTAATAGAGAGCATATCACTAAGCCTGAACATGTCAACAGTAACATAGCACCATAGGCCAGAGAACAGCGCCAAAGAGCACATGCACTACATCATCGACTCGgcggcaagagcagagcacagcatGGCCATAGCATGAAAGCTAGTTCCCACAGCAGacagaagaggaaggagagataAGGGACTCGCCTAAGTAGTTGTAGCCGAGGAGGTAGTCATGGGAGCCCAGATCATCAAACTGTATGGATTGCTGGATGTTCTCGATGCCAAGCCCCTTCAGCTTGACATCCGACTCCGCGTTGCCCTTGAGTGTATCAAGTTCCCCAAGCCTGTAACAACCAGGACTTCCAggttattttattattattattttacatATGCTCTCTAGTGAACACAACACAAACGAAAAGTGCTGACTGAATAGGTGAAAAAGTTTCATGGCTCTTTAGATTGTACAACGGAGCAACAAGGATCCGTGAGTTGCAAATAACCAAAAACCTTTACGATGTAAATAAACCAAGCTTCAGTTGAAACATTGGCAATTTGCCAAGAAAACGAGACCTATAAACCATTTCCAGATTGCAAATAAATACATCATTGCTAAAACCAATAGCAGGTTGCTCATAGATAAATCGCACTTCATACATGCAGACCAAGGTAAGCATAAAATCCTTCAAATGGCGTCTATACAGGGTGACTGTCATAGCATGCAAAGTGCCAGAGAGAGATTGAAGACTGCGTGATAACTACTTGAAATTACATGACTATGCATAGTTAGGAAGCTCATTCTCTTTTCAGACATCAATTAAGGCGTACATAAAGATAGTTTAACAGTTAACATACGATCTTGCAAGTGCAGCAACTGGAGGTGAAATAGATGTTTCCTTGTATATTACAGGAGACACATGTCAACCTGAATTGAATCTCCAATTTGAAACTTAAGGTGCAGCAGGTGCAGTAAAAGATTTGTTCCTTCCATATCAAGTTCTACACCCTAAGCAGTAGCACACCAAGATCCTAAATAAATATCAAACCATGACAAATAGCGTAAAATAGCAAAAGGGCCTAATCACTACATGGGACAATTCATCAACAAGATCATCACAATCACAAGACTGTGGTGGGCAGAAGACCACCACCACAGACAACATGACCACATAACCGAACCCTATGATTGGCTCGATAATCAGCAATGACTAATGGCTAGATAATCTCAGGGCAtaagggagagagggaggagacCAGGAATTCACCAGAACCAAGGAAGACGCGACCACCGCTGTCATGAGGCTGTCATCGCCCTGCAGTGAAGAAGCTAAAGTAGCTGAGGAGGTAGTCCACCGAAACCCATTGTTGTTGAAATCACCAAGAAAGACGAAAGCAACCAAAATTCCTATATGCAGCAGCAGAGCCTAGGCATTGGCCTACAATCAAGAGCAACTAATCAAATCAAAAATCTCAAAGAATGCCATTGTGGGATCAGGTTGGGTTTACATGCCTATAACAAAGAAATATAAGATACAGTTGTTTTTGCCATTCTGTGCAGCAGGCTATAATTAACATAGTATGCTCTTACAAAAACCACACGTTGTTTACCTAGTGTTGTTCACAAGCCAAGATGTCCCCTGTTCATGGGCCAAAATATCCACAACTTCTAAATTGCTAATACATGAGATACGTGGATCCAACGTACATACATGAATAAAACAAACAGGCTTCTAAACGGCAGCAAAACAAAAACTCGTTAAGATTACTCTTACAAACTAGATTCATATATTCACAAATACACGGAGATGTCAATTACAGTGAATAATCAGAAGACACGGATAATAGCTTTAATGAACATCTATATAAATACATGAGGTGCTCTCTGCAGCAGAGAAAACAAGGCTGTACATGCTCAAGCATAATGCCAAAAGAATAATATATGTCATAACTCAAACATATTCGTGAAAGGCAGAACAGAATCCTACATAATCATGCATATAGGCAGCACAACATAGTAGCCACAGAATCTTGCAAAGCACAAATATTGTGACATATTTCATCAGCAAAAAGATTATCACAATAACAAGATTGTGGTGGCCAGAAGACCACCACCGCAGATCCAAACACCAAATCATCAGCTGGGTGACCTGCTCTACGCTCGGCCACGGCCCGATGGCCGGACCATCACATACGGAAAAATATAATTAATTAGTGCTTATACTGTACACATGCAATCCTCCTCAGAAACCTACAACTAAAAATAAACACCAGTCATCGATAGCTTAATTAACAGTCTTAAATTAACCTTGGACTTTGAGTGGAGATTTATACTGTTTGAGGGTTTGGGTAATGTGGTGGTATTTTTGCACACAAATGTCTAGGCTACTGAACTATGTGTGTTAAACAAAGCATGGCATATGCGTTTTGTTTAGATGATTGCTATTGTAGTTACACCTGTTGTTTTCAAAATGGATCATGCATCTTTCTGGGAAAATCCAAGTTATGCTAGTGTCACTTTCAAATTTCAGCTCATAATACATCTTTCTGAGAAAATCCAAGTTATTCTTGAACTGGAGGCAGCTGAAGAAGATCATGTGAAGGACCTCTGTTGCTCCGCGACATGGCTTGGGTGGTAGATGGACACCGGCAGCTTGATGAACCTGAAATGACCTTGATCCAGCGATGAGAAGGCAAACTTGTCAGGAAAAAATGAAGATACAATCACTCTGAATCAGAATCTTAGATCAAAGATTGCAGAGCAAACATGGACTGAGGAACACAATCTATCTCTCAGTGAAGTGCTGCAAAACTGATTTTACCAAGAATATTTCTGACAGTGTACAATACTAAACTGAGCATTCAGCTATGACCatatcatatattttcatatctagcATTGTATATTTGCATCACAGACCATGACAACAGCCCAAAACACTAGAAATTGCAATTGCTTGATGGCCATGGGCACATAGAGCACGAGAGAACAGAGCACAACTATTCTAAATAATAATGCAGTAGCATCTGTGTCATGGAGAACAGGGCACACGGTAAAACTATGATGCCAACATGGAGATACATAACAAGATGAAGATTGAGGCAGGGCGCTGTGATCTAATTACTTACACCTTGTTCAAGAGGTAGGCCTTGCCATGCTTGCAGCGAAACATCTGGTGAGGAAACAAGATGAATAAAAATGGAATAGGGATGTAGATGGAGATGGGAGACATAGGGGGAGACCGAGACCTTGGAGACAATGCGCTGGGCATAGGCAACGTCGGAGTCGCAGTGCTTGCAGCAGTAGATGGTGCCCGTTGGCGCACGACCCCGTCGATCACACACCCTGACCGATTagtctcgtcttcttcttcctcctcctcctactctCTTTGTCTGGCTGGCTAATTGACATCTGCTTGCTTGCCTCCTCCAGGCTGGCGACCATTGTGTCATGCCAACGTCCCTCATCGACACCAAAAACATTGATCGTGTGGCTAATGTTTTCAAGTAGCTCatgtgattatgaaatttggctatTACCCAGTATCTAAAACTTTGATTGTATTGCTGCCGGCAGGAACAATAACTGTCTCGACAGGCACATGTCTAAACTTTGGGGATCTATTATTGCTCATGGTGTTGTACGTTATGAGCATTAAGAACTCGAGAAACATACATTTGTCAATATCAGCAACTCTACCCTGGAGGTCATCATCCATCTCCTTGGAAGCCCAGTCAAGTATATTCATTGTAGCGTCATCAAAAGCAACAGAATCTTCTCTGAGCTTCTCAGCCCACAGAAGGGCTCGCCTTCCAAGACCTTGCTTacagaaatgagaaaagaaaacATTAACTGTGATGGTGTTGGGTTGAAAAGCCATCTTAATCAGTTTACCAGTGAGAATCATAGCTCGATCAAGGACATCATTGCAAATGCCATCCATCAGTGTGTTGTATGTAACTGAATTAGGTGTGAAACCAACAGCAACAAGTTCATCCAGCACTCTCGCTGCTCGATTCATCGAATGATTGTTGCAGAGGCTATGAATCCAAATATTATATGTGAAAATATCTGGATCACAGCCATCTGCAAGCATCTTGTTCATGAAAACCATGGCACCGTTCATATCCTGGGCCCGGCAATATGCATTAATAATTGTATTGTATGTCACTACATCAGGAGTTAAGCCACTACTGCGCATGTCCAAGAAACGGTTATTCACCATATCCAACCTTCCTTCTCTACAAAAACCATCAATCAGAATGTTGCTTGTGAAAACGTCAGGAACAAGACCACTCTGCCTCATCTTCTGCTCTAGTTTCAGTGCTTTGGCCACATGGCCAACCCTACAAAACGCAGATATCAGAGAATTGTAAGTAATATTGTTCGGAACAAGACCTCTTCTTGTCATCTCCACAAATGCCCGATAAGCCTCATTTACATGATCTAATCTGCAAAGGCCACTGATATATGCAGAGAAAGCGATAAAATCAGGCTGCCCACCAACTTTCACCATATCATCCCAGCATTTCAAGGCACCTTCTACATTACCAGACCTGAAGCATGAATCCATGTAAACGGTAAATGAGGTACCAACAGAATATCCCTTACTAATCATATGTTCTAGCAAAAGCTGTGCATCATCTAGTCTTCCTTGATTGCATAGACCCAGTATCAAGTAATTGAAAGTGGAGGATAAGGGTGCAAGGCCAATCTCTTTCATAAGTTTATATAACTCGAGAGCTTCTTCTTCAAATCCCTCCTTGCTATATGCAGCAATCAAAGCATTAAAACCTGCAACACTCACTGG
This genomic window contains:
- the LOC123156788 gene encoding pentatricopeptide repeat-containing protein At3g22470, mitochondrial, with the protein product MRHLVAAAKPSRRRHLFFSVSPYHQLSTTTTSGTNSSHLCSFYDPAAQFLPSGSPRHLSLPTSLRRDSILGLARILKSSLQCHLALRTLTSQTPPLHARFAAASRLAILSPALRPFASLLLAALLPAASPHLLAWCASPGGAPYAALRLALHAFLAAGMPAEALVVLARIRSVGKTPSLSALATLLRLLFREGNVQAAWKVFVEMTAMGPRPSLPIFNAMILGLCHMGLVPVAVGLLGVMWRFHVIPDACSYNILIKGHCVFGQAGDAFELFEKMHKSGCEPTVVTYNILVNVRCRDGNMVEARRLFDEMVAVGVEANTITFNVLIDGYAKTGQMDEADAAYREMKERGLLPDCCTFNILSAGAYKFGKTVHLAHEQQELYEMFGSQISADNIDMTICRLCWDGRLDDARQLVCCAIEQGAPVSVAGFNALIAAYSKEGFEEEALELYKLMKEIGLAPLSSTFNYLILGLCNQGRLDDAQLLLEHMISKGYSVGTSFTVYMDSCFRSGNVEGALKCWDDMVKVGGQPDFIAFSAYISGLCRLDHVNEAYRAFVEMTRRGLVPNNITYNSLISAFCRVGHVAKALKLEQKMRQSGLVPDVFTSNILIDGFCREGRLDMVNNRFLDMRSSGLTPDVVTYNTIINAYCRAQDMNGAMVFMNKMLADGCDPDIFTYNIWIHSLCNNHSMNRAARVLDELVAVGFTPNSVTYNTLMDGICNDVLDRAMILTGKLIKMAFQPNTITVNVFFSHFCKQGLGRRALLWAEKLREDSVAFDDATMNILDWASKEMDDDLQGRVADIDKCMFLEFLMLITYNTMSNNRSPKFRHVPVETVIVPAGSNTIKVLDTG